The Saprospiraceae bacterium genome includes the window CATTTAATACCAAAAGTGCTTCAGCTACTCGTTTTCTGATAGAATTATAGGCGAGGCTTAGTAATTGCTCTTCTTGGTCCTCCATGTTTTCAGCCAACATTTTAATAAATCGAACAGAGAAATCTCGGTTGTTATAAAGCAAGGAGAAGAAATCCTCTTTAGGGATAAGCCTGATCTCACTATCCTCTAAGGCACTAGCGCTCTCATGGTATTTATCTTCTTTGATTAAGGCTTGGTAGCCTAGAAACTCACCTGCTTTGTGTATTTTGATGATAAACTCCTTGCCAACGTCATTGGTTTTGAAGGTTTTAACTTTTCCGCTGGCAATGAAATAAAGCCGTTTGGCATATTGTCCTTCTTCATAGATGAGATCTTTTTTATGAAAACGTTGGATTTCCCGGTCTTCCGAAAGCTTGGTCAATTCTTTTTGACCTCTGGCTTCACTAATGAAATTATTGAGGCCATTATGGGTGCCGTCGAAGCTACTTTTGATGCGTTCACTTTTCTTAAGGCGCATTTCGATAGCATCCAATAATTCGACATCATCGAAGGGTTTGGTGATATAATCATCAGCGCCGAGGTTCATTCCCTTTCTAAAATCTTCTTTTTCGGTTTTAGCTGTAAGAAAAATAAAAGGAATTTCGGCCGTTTGAGGATTTTGATCCAGGATGCGCAGAACACCAAAACCATCCAATTCGGGCATCATGACATCGCATAGGAT containing:
- a CDS encoding response regulator; this encodes MKKILIIEDNLEVRENLAEILELSGYEAIMAENGKVGVQEARLKRPDLILCDVMMPELDGFGVLRILDQNPQTAEIPFIFLTAKTEKEDFRKGMNLGADDYITKPFDDVELLDAIEMRLKKSERIKSSFDGTHNGLNNFISEARGQKELTKLSEDREIQRFHKKDLIYEEGQYAKRLYFIASGKVKTFKTNDVGKEFIIKIHKAGEFLGYQALIKEDKYHESASALEDSEIRLIPKEDFFSLLYNNRDFSVRFIKMLAENMEDQEEQLLSLAYNSIRKRVAEALLVLNERFEKEGISILRDDLAGMVGTAKESVIRTLTDFKNENLIQIEGGTISILQIDKLEMMPN